A single genomic interval of Halosegnis longus harbors:
- a CDS encoding type IV pilin codes for MEINNLFDDDTAVSPVIGVILMVAITVILAAVIGTFVLGLGDNVQSTPTATFSFDYSNNGDEVTITHDGGETIPGDQLDTVVAGSDASSDWPTGSDISSGDSITISSGLNADDEIRVVWSSTNGDTTQTLASSEVPN; via the coding sequence ATGGAAATTAACAATCTGTTCGACGACGATACAGCCGTCTCGCCTGTTATTGGCGTGATACTAATGGTGGCAATCACTGTCATTCTGGCAGCTGTTATCGGGACGTTCGTGCTCGGACTTGGCGACAACGTCCAGAGTACGCCAACAGCCACGTTTAGCTTCGACTACTCGAACAACGGTGATGAGGTCACCATCACGCACGACGGTGGCGAGACGATTCCGGGAGACCAGTTGGATACGGTGGTAGCCGGTAGCGACGCTAGTAGCGACTGGCCAACAGGAAGTGACATAAGTTCTGGCGACAGTATCACTATCAGTAGTGGTCTTAATGCCGATGACGAAATCCGTGTCGTCTGGAGTTCGACCAACGGCGATACGACCCAGACACTTGCGAGTAGTGAAGTTCCAAACTAA
- a CDS encoding type IV pilin, whose product MNIKQLFDDDTAVSPVIGVILMVAITVILAAVIGTFVLGLGDNVQSTPTAQFSFDYDTGASPATVTITHDGGETIPADQLEIVTSSSGNGGDWNSAGTGTTVTDVSSGTSRTIEYATGEEIRVVWSSGNGDTTQTLATSEAPSS is encoded by the coding sequence ATGAATATCAAACAACTGTTCGACGACGATACAGCCGTCTCGCCTGTTATTGGCGTGATACTAATGGTGGCAATCACTGTCATCCTTGCTGCGGTGATTGGCACGTTCGTGCTCGGACTTGGCGACAACGTCCAGAGTACGCCAACAGCACAGTTCAGCTTCGATTACGATACAGGCGCATCACCGGCTACAGTCACTATCACGCACGACGGTGGCGAGACGATTCCCGCAGACCAGCTGGAAATCGTGACAAGTAGCAGTGGCAATGGCGGCGATTGGAACAGTGCAGGCACCGGTACCACAGTAACTGACGTGAGTTCTGGTACGAGCCGCACTATCGAGTACGCTACCGGTGAAGAGATCCGTGTTGTCTGGAGTTCGGGCAACGGCGACACGACCCAGACGCTTGCGACCAGCGAAGCACCGAGCAGCTAA
- a CDS encoding Cdc6/Cdc18 family protein, translating into MLQNVNAFRLDEPPRSVVGRNPEQQALSRCLKPIADGDPGQSAVLEGPAGAGKTTVAHSTLTRLREQSIAANTAHVHCSGMSRYTLLETLGRETGVGPSGHARSAADMLDRLRELTEPWVIVLDEVDGLKDRSAITDIWSLREVTLVAITNNEPRLQAALDEHGKSRIRAMTTISFDSYSDAELIDIMRERIEWGLSTAGTVPDDQLELIARAADGDARNAISILSQSIRAAEEDGRTTVTRADVVEDGIDRAAEEIRDKQLSKHSHHHRAVFDALDDGGECGLETLYERYTQAVSDPRSQRQMSNYISDLVEYDLIERRGPRQDRTFVTRPPITISLENHQTP; encoded by the coding sequence ATGCTGCAGAACGTCAACGCGTTCCGCCTCGACGAGCCGCCGCGCTCAGTCGTCGGGCGGAACCCTGAACAACAGGCGCTATCGCGCTGTCTCAAGCCGATTGCCGATGGTGACCCCGGACAGTCAGCGGTGCTTGAGGGGCCAGCGGGCGCGGGGAAGACGACGGTCGCGCACTCCACGCTCACGCGCCTGCGCGAACAGTCGATTGCGGCCAACACCGCCCACGTCCACTGCTCGGGCATGTCGCGGTACACGCTGCTTGAGACGCTCGGCCGGGAGACAGGCGTCGGGCCAAGTGGCCACGCACGGTCGGCCGCCGACATGCTCGACCGCCTGCGTGAGTTGACCGAGCCGTGGGTCATCGTGCTCGATGAGGTCGACGGTCTCAAAGACCGCAGTGCGATTACCGATATCTGGTCACTGCGTGAGGTGACGTTGGTCGCGATTACGAACAACGAACCGCGACTGCAGGCGGCGCTCGACGAGCACGGCAAATCGCGAATTCGTGCCATGACGACCATCAGCTTCGATAGCTATTCCGACGCCGAACTCATCGATATCATGCGGGAGCGCATTGAGTGGGGCCTGTCGACCGCCGGCACGGTGCCCGACGACCAGCTCGAACTGATTGCGCGTGCCGCCGATGGCGATGCCCGCAACGCGATTTCGATTCTCTCCCAGTCAATTCGCGCGGCCGAAGAAGATGGCCGGACGACTGTGACGCGCGCCGACGTGGTGGAAGACGGTATCGACCGAGCAGCCGAAGAAATCCGGGACAAGCAACTCAGCAAGCATTCGCACCACCACCGCGCGGTCTTCGACGCGCTGGACGATGGCGGCGAGTGTGGGCTTGAGACGCTCTACGAGCGGTACACGCAGGCCGTGTCGGACCCGCGCAGCCAACGGCAGATGTCGAACTATATCTCAGACCTCGTCGAGTACGACCTTATCGAGCGCCGGGGGCCGCGACAGGACCGGACGTTCGTCACGCGACCGCCAATTACGATTTCATTAGAAAACCACCAGACACCGTAG